A genomic region of Paroedura picta isolate Pp20150507F chromosome 4, Ppicta_v3.0, whole genome shotgun sequence contains the following coding sequences:
- the LOC143836779 gene encoding arylacetamide deacetylase-like 4, protein MSIFHRVFMLWLYLCTPILFVELFLVLYNALKNTPIPSETKDPVKLRLYHVASLLVFRLGKISEKVGICSQISLVRFMLNLTLPGKKSNLYIWDTNFEHVPVRIYQPTSPSTQPRKGLIYLHGGCGIFGNKRGYERVCRHLARESDSVVVYVEYRLGPEHEHPAQLFDCRTATTYFLNKSQDYGVDPNSIILAGESSGGALVAALCRDMVKRPTTPKIRAQILIYPLLQIMDLSLPSHQQNHFGPALTRRRAMKLGLIYMKANIRKVEDLMSNAHVPEFMKMKYKKWLSADCIPEEFKIRGYKPPSPVPFSKELYEQVRLSDETMLSPILDEDAIVQQLPQTYLLTCEYDLIRDDGLLYKKRLEDNKVPLTWNHLKDGFHGVIMFVDTGPLEFSCTKTAFEHILKFIKGL, encoded by the exons ATGAGTATTTTTCACAGGGTGTTTATGTTATGGTTGTATTTGTGCACACCGATCTTATTTGTGGAACTTTTTTTGGTTCTTTATAATGCATTAAAGAACACACCAATACCATCAGAAACCAAAGATCCAGTGAAACTACGACTTTATCATGTGGCATCACTGTTGGTTTTTCGTTTG GGGAAGATTTCTGAAAAAGTAGGTATCTGCAGCCAAATTTCACTTGTTAGATTTATGTTAAATTTGACACTACCTGGGAAAAAATCAAATCTCTACATTTGGGATACAAACTTTGAACATGTGCCAGTAAGGATTTACCAGCCAACCAGCCCTTCTACTCAACCAAGGAAAGGACTGATCTACTTACATGGAGGATGTGGGATATTTGGAAACAAAA GAGGCTATGAACGAGTATGCCGCCATCTTGCCCGAGAAAGTGACTCAGTGGTTGTGTATGTGGA GTATCGGCTAGGTCCTGAGCACGAACATCCAGCCCAGTTATTTGACTGTCGTACAGCCACAACATACTTCCTGAACAAGTCACAAGACTATGGAGTGGACCCGAACAGTATTATCCTTGCTGGAGAAAGTAGTGGAGGTGCACTTGTTGCTGCTCTTTGCCGAGATATGGTAAAAAGACCAACTACTCCAAAGATTCGAGCCCAGATTCTGATCTACCCGTTGCTGCAGATAATGGATCTTTCTTTGCCATCCCATCAGCAAAATCATTTTGGTCCTGCCTTGACCCGGCGGCGGGCAATGAAACTTGGTTTAATATATATGAAAGCAAACATTCGGAAAGTTGAAGACCTCATGAGCAATGCCCACGTTCCTGAGTTCATGAAGATGAAATACAAGAAATGGCTTAGTGCAGACTGCATCCCAGAAGAATTTAAAATCAGAGGCTATAAGCCACCATCACCCGTCCCATTTTCAAAAGAACTGTATGAACAAGTCAGACTGAGTGATGAGACAATGCTGTCACCAATTTTAGATGAGGATGCCATTGTTCAACAGCTCCCTCAGACCTACCTTTTAACTTGTGAATATGACTTAATTAGAGATGATGGACTTCTATACAAGAAACGCCTAGAGGACAATAAGGTGCCTTTGACATGGAACCATCTGAAGGATGGATTCCACGGAGTTATAATGTTTGTTGATACTGGGCCACTTGAGTTTTCATGTACAAAAACAGCATTTGAACATATACTGAAGTTTATAAAGGGGTTATAA